Proteins from one Impatiens glandulifera chromosome 2, dImpGla2.1, whole genome shotgun sequence genomic window:
- the LOC124927417 gene encoding uncharacterized protein LOC124927417: MRMVLEAAQFSHQNIIVSPKAAVSSSISSGNRERSVLHRFPRSTSLKSFENLQSQHLGKRHTLRRASSASFDGSSLNHIMLGIEPEVPVWPERERVQQEMMWDNIERRANALDFPLSLRMIKKKQQIMKEGISQLGLDSDSGLACTYSFQKAFSSMVSIVLELQGKALQMRETVTSEDLNLLIDGVQRELHRSFAWLFQQVFSRTPTFMTEVMILLSDFCLLSVENGLIPSVAEEEEETEVLKETTIPTPLPDQIPGNVAEEASLIQQKQEEVVLKDSVSPPRVELEPEHYYEYLRTDLAYQMHLFEDPHNTLLLCNYAQFLQLVAHDYDRAEECYKRAIQIDPSDAMGLTLYANFLWVVRKDLMGAEERYVEAVATEPENPYHSSIYANFLWNTGGKDTCFPLDTP; the protein is encoded by the exons ATGAGAATGGTGCTAGAAGCTGCACAATTCTCTCATCAAAACATTATTGTATCCCCCAAAGCTGCAGTTTCTTCAAGTATTAGTAGTGGTAATAGAGAACGCTCTGTTCTACATAGATTCCCTCGATCCACCAGTCTTAAATCATTCGAGAATTTGCAATCCCAACATCTTGGGAAACGCCATACTTTGAGAAGAGCTTCAAGTGCCAGTTTTGATGGATCGTCGTTAAACCATATCATGCTTGGCATAGAGCCTGAAGTTCCTGTCTGGCCTGAGCGGGAGAGAGTTCAACAGGAGATGATGTGGGATAACATTGAAAGAAGAGCGAATGCCCTGGATTTTCCTCTTTCACTCAGGATGATAAAGAAGAAACAACAGATAATGAAGGAGGGTATAAGCCAATTGGGATTGGATTCCGATTCGGGTCTGGCTTGCACCTATTCATTTCAAAAGGCATTCTCTTCAATGGTGTCTATTGTTCTTGAACTTCAAGGAAAGGCACTGCAAATGAGAGAAACCGTAACCTCGGAAGATTTGAATTTGCTTATAGACGGAGTACAAAGAGAGCTGCACAGGTCTTTCGCGTGGCTATTTCAACAAGTCTTTTCCCGAACACCTACTTTCATGACTGAAGTGATGATCCTTCTCTCGGACTTCTGCCTACTTTCTGTAGAAAATGGATTAATACCATCAGttgctgaagaagaagaagaaacagaagTGTTGAAGGAAACTACAATTCCAACCCCTCTGCCCGATCAAATCCCTGGAAATGTAGCTGAAGAAGCTAGTCTGATACAACAAAAGCAGGAAGAAGTGGTGCTGAAGGACTCTGTTTCTCCTCCCCGAGTGGAGCTTGAACCAGAACATTACTACGAATATCTGAGAACAGACCTTGCTTACCAAATGCATCTGTTTGAAGATCCGCATAATACTCTCCTTCTGTGTAATTATGCGCAGTTTCTCCAACTTGTTGCACACGATTACGACAG gGCAGAAGAGTGTTATAAGCGCGCAATACAAATAGATCCATCAGATGCAATGGGGTTGACATTATACGCAAACTTCTTGTGGGTGGTTAGGAAAGATCTTATGGGTGCTGAAGAACGATATGTAGAAGCAGTTGCAACGGAACCAGAGAATCCTTATCACTCTTCTATATATGCCAATTTCCTATGGAACACCGGTGGCAAAGACACATGTTTTCCTCTTGACACACCCTAA